From one Butyricimonas faecihominis genomic stretch:
- a CDS encoding SusC/RagA family TonB-linked outer membrane protein, protein MKKKIGCEHFPEGKWRKILLIMKLKLFILLCCIHTLSATTYSQDQKLDVKFENELIVSVLDYLKMQTGYQFFFQKGIVSETEKITVVLKNATLNEVLDKVLKDHGYSYEVLDGVIVVRRMEEQKQEKKTLVGIVTDQKKVPMPGVTVKIFGTNIGTATNAKGQFSLTLPMAQGALEFSFVGYKSQKVNFTGRTKDTLRIVMVEDIQALDEAVVVAYGTTNKREMTGAVSVVKAEELQGIPASDIASLLQGRVAGLDITNMSGAPGGGGTAITIRGYNSLDVEQGRRFSNPLWVVDGVPLNSFASPITGTNLLADINPDMIESVQILKDASSASIYGSRAANGVIIVTTKKGKKNQKATFSINASQSWGIVAEFPTMVIGKGERDLRFKTLEGTQLAYLDKTTKRYKYPLSNEEVFWNDQHASYDYFFSAQPGNPVTLIYQDSLNAFYNNATNFFPAYFRTGKVTNANIQTYGGGERMTYGIGLGYYNEKGVFVGTGYNRMDLNSSLNVMPVNRVNVDLRFNATLTNRDRGEKVEGFGTAPMVEGVPGDPFWQSTLLPGKGTEAWEATIDKLKGTKEKNRSVRLRTNFKIGYEIIEGLSVSTSLATDYSIHRRNYFQPSYLSGKGYSMSLGETGINLMVLNENLLSYRKTIGEDHTFDFLAGFSYQYDQMEYNGGTAENSPSDKIYYAPSGLPDLGQEVNEWSGETVPVAFQHYQSNMEEQKLYSYFGRLEYNYRLKYLLSLSFRRDGSSVFGRNNKWGTFPSVAAGWSFSEEPFIKDNLGWLSFGKLRASWGRSGKMFEYPYLAYGLVGPGEFSHQGNPTLEPVYNGGLYNEDLSWEETDQYDFGLDVDLFEYRLGIVLDYYYRYTDKLLYQVGLPGDYNGFMSQWANAAALSNEGLELLIKYEIFRRSDLYWKISVNGARNWNRIEKSYNGKDLGFGITGKPLNRISGYKTNGYVQKQEDLPLYFTAQGESCYPYSLMGGSYSSFYRPGDYYYVDVDGDGVIFNDGVFLGSALPIISGGIVNEFRWKNFDLNFSMHYSIGRHMVNQLPSISLAFSTDPSQKYYKHPVFVDINKTTFWQQEGDDSDYAQLRLGSEGYVLDRQVEKVNYLKLKTLTVGYNLPKSLISKWGMEQLRVFVSGENLLTFSNYSGMDPEVVSIVNGVDDGMSYPLARKFTLGLTVKF, encoded by the coding sequence ATGAAAAAAAAGATCGGATGTGAACATTTTCCGGAAGGAAAATGGCGAAAAATTTTATTGATTATGAAGTTGAAGCTTTTTATTTTGTTATGTTGCATTCACACGTTAAGTGCCACGACTTATTCTCAGGATCAGAAGCTGGATGTGAAGTTCGAGAATGAATTGATCGTGTCGGTGCTTGATTACTTGAAAATGCAAACAGGGTATCAATTCTTTTTCCAAAAGGGAATCGTATCTGAGACGGAGAAAATTACGGTGGTCTTAAAGAATGCCACCTTGAATGAAGTGTTGGATAAGGTACTGAAGGATCATGGGTACTCTTACGAGGTGCTAGATGGCGTGATTGTCGTGCGACGAATGGAAGAACAAAAACAGGAGAAAAAAACGCTTGTCGGTATTGTTACAGACCAGAAAAAAGTACCGATGCCGGGAGTTACCGTGAAAATTTTTGGTACAAACATTGGAACGGCGACGAATGCTAAAGGGCAATTTTCTTTAACTTTACCCATGGCGCAAGGAGCATTGGAGTTTTCTTTTGTCGGGTATAAATCTCAGAAAGTAAATTTTACCGGAAGAACGAAAGATACGCTTCGTATCGTGATGGTGGAAGATATTCAGGCATTGGATGAGGCAGTTGTGGTGGCTTACGGAACGACGAATAAAAGAGAAATGACCGGGGCCGTGTCAGTTGTCAAGGCCGAAGAGTTACAAGGAATACCGGCTTCGGATATAGCCTCTCTTTTACAAGGACGGGTTGCCGGTTTGGATATTACGAATATGTCCGGGGCACCGGGAGGTGGTGGAACAGCTATCACGATTCGGGGATACAATTCTTTGGATGTGGAGCAAGGACGGCGGTTTTCTAATCCTTTGTGGGTGGTTGATGGGGTTCCGTTAAATTCTTTTGCTTCTCCGATTACCGGTACTAATTTACTGGCAGACATTAATCCGGATATGATTGAATCGGTTCAGATATTGAAGGATGCTTCTTCGGCTTCTATCTATGGTTCTCGTGCTGCCAACGGGGTGATTATCGTGACAACTAAAAAAGGAAAGAAGAATCAAAAAGCAACCTTTTCGATCAACGCATCTCAATCTTGGGGTATCGTTGCTGAATTTCCCACGATGGTTATTGGAAAAGGGGAACGTGATCTGCGTTTTAAAACGCTTGAAGGAACGCAATTAGCTTATTTAGATAAGACGACCAAGCGATATAAATATCCCTTGTCCAATGAGGAAGTTTTTTGGAATGATCAACATGCATCTTATGATTATTTCTTTTCTGCCCAGCCGGGCAATCCCGTAACATTGATTTATCAAGATAGTCTGAATGCTTTTTATAATAATGCAACGAATTTTTTCCCGGCTTATTTCCGAACAGGGAAAGTGACAAATGCTAATATTCAAACTTATGGTGGAGGGGAAAGGATGACTTACGGGATTGGTTTGGGGTATTATAATGAAAAAGGGGTATTTGTCGGAACCGGATATAATCGTATGGATTTGAATTCTTCTTTGAATGTAATGCCGGTCAATCGGGTAAACGTGGATTTACGTTTTAATGCAACATTGACGAATCGGGACCGCGGGGAAAAGGTGGAGGGTTTTGGTACGGCCCCAATGGTCGAAGGAGTACCGGGTGATCCTTTCTGGCAGAGTACGTTATTGCCGGGTAAAGGAACTGAGGCTTGGGAGGCTACGATTGATAAATTGAAAGGAACAAAAGAAAAGAACCGTTCTGTTCGTTTACGAACTAATTTTAAAATAGGGTACGAGATTATTGAAGGATTAAGTGTTTCAACTTCCTTGGCAACAGATTATTCTATCCATCGTAGAAATTATTTTCAACCTTCTTACTTGAGTGGTAAAGGGTATTCGATGAGCTTGGGTGAAACGGGGATAAACCTGATGGTGTTGAACGAAAATTTGTTATCCTATCGAAAAACGATAGGCGAAGATCATACTTTTGATTTTCTCGCTGGATTCTCTTATCAATATGATCAGATGGAATATAACGGGGGAACGGCTGAGAATTCTCCAAGTGATAAGATTTATTATGCACCGAGTGGATTGCCGGATTTGGGACAGGAAGTAAATGAATGGTCGGGAGAAACGGTCCCGGTGGCTTTTCAGCATTACCAGTCAAATATGGAGGAACAGAAACTATACTCCTATTTTGGACGTTTGGAATATAATTATCGCTTGAAATACTTGTTGTCTCTGAGTTTCCGTCGAGATGGGAGTTCCGTGTTCGGGCGGAATAATAAATGGGGAACTTTTCCCTCTGTGGCTGCCGGATGGAGCTTTTCAGAGGAGCCTTTCATTAAAGATAATTTGGGTTGGCTTTCGTTCGGGAAGTTGCGGGCTAGTTGGGGACGTTCCGGTAAAATGTTCGAATACCCTTATTTGGCTTACGGTTTGGTGGGTCCCGGAGAGTTTTCACATCAAGGGAATCCGACTTTGGAACCAGTGTATAATGGAGGACTTTATAATGAAGATCTTTCTTGGGAAGAAACCGATCAGTATGATTTCGGTTTAGATGTTGATCTCTTTGAGTACCGATTAGGTATTGTTCTTGATTATTATTATCGATATACGGATAAGTTGTTGTATCAGGTCGGACTTCCCGGGGATTATAATGGTTTTATGTCCCAATGGGCGAATGCGGCCGCTTTGTCGAATGAAGGACTTGAATTGTTGATTAAATATGAAATATTCCGTCGTTCTGATTTGTATTGGAAAATTTCTGTAAATGGAGCTAGAAATTGGAACAGGATTGAAAAATCATATAATGGCAAAGATTTGGGATTTGGAATTACAGGTAAGCCATTGAATCGAATCTCAGGATATAAAACGAATGGGTACGTGCAAAAACAGGAGGATCTTCCTCTATATTTCACGGCACAAGGTGAAAGTTGTTATCCATATTCTTTAATGGGAGGTTCCTATTCTTCTTTTTATCGTCCGGGAGATTATTATTACGTGGATGTGGATGGTGATGGTGTGATTTTTAATGATGGTGTATTTTTAGGAAGTGCTTTGCCTATTATAAGTGGGGGAATTGTAAATGAATTCCGGTGGAAAAACTTTGATTTGAATTTTTCCATGCATTATTCCATCGGGCGGCACATGGTGAATCAGTTACCTTCCATATCTTTGGCATTCTCAACTGATCCGTCCCAGAAATATTACAAGCATCCCGTATTCGTGGATATAAATAAAACGACTTTCTGGCAGCAAGAAGGGGATGATTCGGATTATGCCCAATTACGTCTTGGGAGTGAGGGGTATGTCTTAGACAGACAAGTAGAAAAGGTGAATTATTTGAAATTGAAAACATTGACTGTTGGTTATAATCTGCCCAAATCGTTGATCTCTAAATGGGGAATGGAGCAATTACGGGTATTTGTGAGTGGAGAAAATCTTTTGACTTTTTCCAATTATTCAGGGATGGATCCTGAAGTTGTGAGTATTGTAAACGGGGTAGATGACGGAATGAGTTATCCATTAGCCCGGAAGTTTACTTTAGGTCTAACTGTAAAATTCTAG
- a CDS encoding RNA recognition motif domain-containing protein: MNIYISNLSYGVDDADLNTLFAEYGEVTSAKVIMDRETGRSRGFGFVEIADEAMGQKAIDELNGAEYDGKVINVNVAKPREERSNGGGRGGYNRGGGSRGGYNSNRRY, from the coding sequence ATGAACATTTACATTTCAAATTTAAGCTATGGCGTTGATGACGCAGATTTAAACACATTGTTTGCTGAATACGGTGAAGTTACTTCAGCTAAAGTTATTATGGACCGGGAAACTGGTAGATCAAGAGGATTCGGTTTTGTTGAGATTGCTGACGAGGCAATGGGACAAAAAGCAATCGATGAATTGAACGGTGCTGAATATGACGGTAAGGTAATTAACGTTAACGTGGCTAAACCGAGAGAAGAAAGATCAAACGGTGGAGGTCGCGGAGGATATAACAGAGGTGGCGGAAGTCGCGGAGGTTATAATTCAAACAGAAGATATTAA
- a CDS encoding RNA polymerase sigma-70 factor, which yields MINIEKKTFESLFNLYYSGLIVYANRFTNQIEISEDIVHDVFITLWEKKDSLLMESAKAYLFSSVRNRCLNHLEQLKVRNEYQEQLLQKGDITGLLTWEYYVESELREHIEKAIRQLPPQCQKIFIMNRFDGKSIAQIAEELEISPRTAEKHIEVALKKLRQELADYLPTGLLFWLLNI from the coding sequence ATGATAAACATAGAGAAAAAGACGTTCGAATCCTTATTTAACCTGTACTATTCAGGATTAATCGTGTATGCTAATCGTTTCACGAACCAGATCGAGATCTCGGAAGACATCGTGCATGACGTTTTTATCACTCTTTGGGAAAAAAAAGATTCACTCCTCATGGAATCTGCGAAAGCCTACCTCTTCTCATCCGTCCGCAACCGTTGCCTGAATCACTTGGAACAATTAAAGGTACGCAACGAGTACCAAGAGCAACTTTTACAAAAAGGGGACATTACCGGATTACTCACTTGGGAATATTACGTGGAATCAGAACTTCGGGAACATATTGAAAAGGCAATCCGTCAACTTCCCCCTCAATGCCAAAAGATTTTCATTATGAATCGTTTCGATGGTAAAAGTATCGCCCAAATTGCCGAAGAATTGGAAATCTCTCCCCGCACGGCAGAGAAACACATCGAAGTTGCCTTGAAAAAACTCCGCCAAGAACTGGCAGATTACCTTCCGACTGGTTTATTATTCTGGCTATTAAATATTTAA
- a CDS encoding ABC transporter C-terminal domain-containing protein produces the protein MRTIYLLIAFAGLCMTSCQEVTIGYLKTEHAKYSIDTLYVGERSILEQIEAMELQYPPELKEMALAYRELNVLEEEMDGIYAESDALEEELASLDEETDAGRMEEIYTRLGEIDEWFYHYDELDGIYGNGMDVFWDEGYDDIDPICDEYIGLITKIEDAIPWSTSTIEGVLGTQPIMYSIADVTSTDGNADLFKEELVMQGGGRMQLPFACKAPKGTYRIAIIIENEGYSHRLDNVFTFIID, from the coding sequence ATGAGAACAATATATTTATTGATAGCTTTTGCTGGTTTGTGCATGACTAGTTGTCAAGAGGTTACAATTGGTTATTTGAAAACGGAACATGCCAAGTATTCTATTGATACGTTATATGTTGGCGAAAGAAGTATTCTTGAACAGATTGAGGCAATGGAATTACAGTACCCGCCGGAGTTGAAAGAGATGGCTTTGGCGTATCGTGAATTGAACGTCTTGGAGGAGGAAATGGATGGTATATATGCGGAGAGTGATGCTTTGGAGGAGGAACTGGCATCTTTGGACGAAGAGACTGATGCGGGGCGGATGGAAGAGATATATACCCGGTTGGGTGAGATTGATGAATGGTTCTATCATTATGATGAGTTGGATGGTATTTACGGTAATGGCATGGACGTGTTTTGGGATGAAGGATACGATGACATTGATCCGATATGTGATGAATATATTGGGTTAATAACTAAGATTGAAGATGCTATTCCTTGGTCAACTTCTACGATCGAGGGTGTTCTGGGAACACAACCTATTATGTATTCGATTGCAGATGTAACTTCGACAGATGGTAATGCAGACCTTTTTAAAGAAGAACTTGTGATGCAAGGAGGTGGGCGAATGCAACTTCCGTTTGCCTGTAAAGCTCCCAAAGGAACCTATCGTATTGCAATTATTATAGAAAACGAGGGATATTCCCATCGTTTGGATAATGTATTTACGTTTATAATAGATTAA
- a CDS encoding FecR family protein — MREKDQIEKNDTEYDEARLEETLDIFMQMRAVDKAKGYRKIVEPVNRRARRRQFILLSRYAAVIVVIVVVGIIWGVRGRVDHAVPVIQVQEITPGEMKAKLILATGENVLLDTLSLRRTVIQEAGVTIQKANGVLTYEHSGKEDVHSVEVVYNTLEVPRGGEYDVVLEDGTRVWLNADSRLKYPVVFPGNERRVILEGEAYFEVAKDTNRPFWVETGVQSLRVLGTAFNVYAYPDEADIYTTLVHGSVAVSVEKQGNEQILVPGEQAVCHVDRGNFTVKKVDVQQVAAWKKGVFVFENQNLEQIMLKLARWYNVMVFFQNEGAKAIEFKGNLPKYSNFKSILQVIEKSSNVKFDVQGQTVVVSI, encoded by the coding sequence ATGAGAGAGAAAGATCAAATCGAGAAGAATGACACGGAATATGATGAAGCCCGATTGGAGGAAACATTAGATATTTTCATGCAAATGCGGGCTGTGGATAAAGCGAAAGGTTACCGTAAAATCGTGGAACCCGTGAATCGCAGAGCCCGTCGCCGGCAATTTATTTTATTGAGTCGATACGCTGCAGTTATTGTCGTGATCGTGGTGGTGGGTATAATTTGGGGAGTGCGGGGGAGAGTTGACCACGCTGTTCCGGTGATTCAGGTTCAAGAGATTACTCCGGGAGAGATGAAAGCCAAGCTTATTTTAGCGACGGGAGAAAATGTCCTTTTAGATACTTTGTCCTTAAGAAGAACTGTTATTCAGGAGGCAGGGGTTACGATTCAAAAGGCCAATGGGGTTTTAACTTATGAACATTCGGGTAAAGAGGACGTTCATTCTGTGGAAGTTGTTTACAACACGCTAGAAGTGCCTAGAGGTGGGGAGTATGATGTAGTGCTGGAAGACGGTACGCGGGTGTGGTTGAATGCAGACTCCCGGTTGAAATACCCGGTTGTTTTTCCCGGTAATGAACGTCGGGTAATTTTGGAAGGTGAGGCATATTTTGAAGTGGCAAAAGACACGAATCGTCCTTTTTGGGTGGAAACAGGCGTACAATCATTGAGGGTGTTAGGAACGGCATTTAACGTGTATGCTTATCCGGATGAGGCAGATATTTACACAACATTGGTACACGGAAGTGTGGCTGTATCTGTTGAGAAACAAGGAAATGAACAGATCCTTGTGCCGGGGGAACAAGCTGTTTGTCATGTGGATAGAGGAAATTTTACGGTTAAAAAGGTTGATGTACAACAGGTGGCAGCTTGGAAAAAGGGGGTGTTTGTATTTGAAAATCAGAATTTGGAGCAAATCATGTTGAAATTGGCTCGTTGGTATAATGTGATGGTGTTTTTTCAAAATGAAGGTGCTAAAGCGATCGAGTTTAAAGGGAATTTACCCAAATACAGTAATTTTAAATCGATATTACAGGTGATAGAAAAGAGTAGTAATGTAAAATTTGATGTTCAAGGGCAAACAGTTGTCGTGAGTATATAA
- a CDS encoding RagB/SusD family nutrient uptake outer membrane protein: MKKIWMYLFFLPLFACDDFLTVESENDVTYYSYFKTEQDVEAVITTMMAMEIDMWGSVMNVDVFDIAALPCDEYWNEDQRNLALTAFSIMEGVSWGGYYSIIGHADLLIDNSFRFGGMTEERKEFWLAQANFIKALCYFNIARNWGDAPIPPNSTATEPLAKSPVKEVLGKAIECAEKALVLPTHEKLVDSYGNKLTSKQYASLGTVKTLLANIYAWMGGLYGEESYWEKAERYASDVIDGKCGFYKLEPTIALLLERTLGRVRESDETIFSIEVSDKDMDYMQIGWLQYLYPGILLCTYPEFDSSPELAETGFPRYLAARISVETVENMFPEEDDARKELYWYDLGNVFWWKITKRDDDGNPIDSVKVISDYAYFYKWHDVIRSKIEGDQGAVQNVEGNKVIWRLADLKLLRAESRARLGLSTAVEDLNDVRERSGLGPYAGSTDSEDLRREIFNERDRELFGEGQRYFDIIRNGYLDRLSEAYQQLTAKDIENGALYRPVAQRSFNNNELMTQNKYWLWRR; encoded by the coding sequence ATGAAGAAGATATGGATGTATTTATTTTTTCTACCATTGTTCGCTTGCGATGATTTTTTGACAGTAGAGTCGGAGAATGACGTGACTTATTATAGTTATTTCAAGACGGAACAGGATGTGGAAGCTGTTATTACGACTATGATGGCGATGGAAATTGATATGTGGGGATCTGTTATGAACGTCGATGTATTTGATATTGCAGCGTTACCATGTGATGAATATTGGAATGAAGACCAAAGGAATTTGGCCTTGACAGCATTCTCGATCATGGAAGGCGTGTCTTGGGGAGGTTATTATTCGATCATTGGACATGCTGATTTGTTAATTGATAATAGTTTCCGCTTTGGAGGAATGACAGAAGAGCGGAAAGAATTCTGGTTGGCTCAGGCTAATTTTATAAAAGCACTTTGTTATTTTAATATTGCCCGTAACTGGGGAGATGCCCCGATTCCGCCTAATTCCACGGCTACCGAACCTTTAGCGAAGAGTCCCGTGAAAGAGGTGTTGGGAAAAGCGATTGAATGTGCCGAGAAAGCGTTGGTTTTGCCAACGCATGAAAAGTTGGTCGATTCGTATGGTAACAAGTTAACCTCAAAGCAATATGCCAGCTTGGGAACGGTGAAAACATTACTAGCTAATATATATGCTTGGATGGGAGGACTTTACGGTGAGGAAAGTTATTGGGAGAAGGCAGAAAGGTATGCTTCGGATGTGATTGATGGTAAATGCGGCTTTTATAAACTAGAACCAACGATCGCCTTGTTGTTAGAGCGTACGCTTGGAAGGGTACGAGAGAGTGACGAAACCATTTTTTCAATAGAGGTTTCTGATAAAGATATGGATTATATGCAAATAGGATGGCTACAATATCTTTATCCGGGGATTTTATTGTGTACTTACCCGGAATTTGATTCTAGCCCGGAGCTTGCGGAAACAGGTTTTCCCCGTTATTTGGCGGCACGAATCTCGGTTGAAACCGTGGAAAATATGTTCCCGGAAGAGGATGATGCACGTAAAGAGTTATATTGGTATGATTTGGGAAATGTATTTTGGTGGAAAATTACGAAACGTGACGATGATGGTAATCCGATTGATTCTGTTAAAGTCATCTCCGATTACGCTTACTTTTATAAATGGCATGATGTGATTCGCTCTAAAATAGAAGGTGATCAAGGAGCTGTTCAAAATGTGGAAGGGAATAAGGTGATTTGGAGACTGGCAGACTTGAAATTATTGAGAGCGGAGAGCCGGGCCCGCTTGGGGCTGTCGACAGCCGTGGAAGATTTGAATGATGTGCGAGAACGATCCGGATTGGGGCCATATGCCGGATCGACAGATAGCGAGGATTTGCGTCGGGAGATATTTAACGAGCGTGACCGGGAGCTGTTCGGTGAAGGGCAACGGTATTTTGATATTATTCGTAACGGGTATTTAGACCGGCTTTCGGAAGCTTATCAGCAACTCACAGCTAAGGATATTGAAAATGGCGCTTTGTATAGGCCTGTTGCTCAACGGTCTTTTAATAATAATGAATTGATGACACAAAATAAATATTGGTTATGGAGAAGGTAA